One Mycobacterium kubicae genomic window carries:
- a CDS encoding cytochrome P450, with translation MSVDDVVSDSDRKKNRYHFDRHSPEYRAQFKKVTEEMHAKCPMAWSDTYGGHWVAAGSHEVFELARCPVVSNDHDIHGERRGYKGISIPTASRVSVVRGGILEMDDPEHRIYRTVLNPYLSPAAVKRWEPFIDEVTRACLDEKIEGGTIDFVDDLANIVPAVLTLAMLGIPLKKWNMYSEPVHAAVYTPEHSPDIERVTEMHRQMGLDMVNTMIEIRNNPRPGIVNALLQMRIDGEPAPDLEILGNLGLVIGGGFDTTTALTAHALEWLSDNPEERRRLHQHLDTLLDPATEEFLRYFTPAPGDGRTFADDVELDGTQFKEGERLWISWAMANRDPSVFHDPDEIVLDRKGNRHFSFGIGVHRCIGSNVARTVFKSMLTAVLDRMPDYTCVPGGAVHYETIGVIQGMRKLPATFTPGPRVGAGLDATLDKLQRICDEQELARPVTERREAAVID, from the coding sequence TTGAGTGTGGACGACGTCGTCAGTGACAGCGACCGCAAGAAGAACCGCTACCACTTCGATCGGCACTCCCCGGAATACCGCGCCCAGTTCAAAAAGGTCACCGAGGAGATGCACGCCAAGTGTCCGATGGCGTGGAGCGACACCTACGGCGGCCACTGGGTCGCCGCGGGCAGTCACGAAGTCTTCGAACTCGCCCGCTGCCCAGTCGTCTCCAACGACCACGACATCCACGGGGAACGCCGTGGCTACAAAGGGATTTCGATTCCTACGGCCAGCCGCGTCAGCGTCGTCCGCGGCGGCATCCTGGAGATGGACGACCCCGAACACCGCATCTACCGCACCGTGCTCAACCCGTACCTGTCCCCGGCCGCAGTCAAGCGCTGGGAACCGTTCATCGACGAGGTGACCCGCGCCTGCCTGGACGAGAAGATCGAGGGCGGCACCATCGACTTCGTCGACGACCTGGCCAACATCGTGCCCGCGGTACTGACGCTGGCGATGCTGGGCATCCCGTTGAAGAAGTGGAACATGTACAGCGAGCCCGTCCACGCCGCGGTGTACACCCCCGAACACTCCCCCGACATCGAGCGCGTCACCGAGATGCACCGGCAGATGGGCCTCGACATGGTCAACACCATGATCGAGATTCGCAACAACCCGCGACCGGGGATCGTCAATGCTCTGCTGCAGATGCGCATCGACGGTGAGCCGGCTCCCGATCTGGAAATACTCGGCAATCTAGGTCTGGTCATCGGCGGCGGTTTCGACACCACAACCGCGCTGACCGCCCATGCGCTGGAGTGGCTCTCGGACAATCCCGAGGAGCGCCGGCGTCTGCACCAACACCTCGATACCCTGCTCGATCCGGCCACCGAGGAGTTCCTGCGCTACTTCACCCCCGCGCCCGGCGACGGCAGGACCTTTGCCGACGATGTGGAACTGGACGGTACCCAGTTCAAGGAGGGCGAGCGGCTGTGGATTTCCTGGGCCATGGCCAACCGGGACCCGTCGGTGTTCCACGACCCCGACGAGATCGTTCTGGACCGAAAAGGCAATCGGCACTTCAGTTTCGGGATCGGCGTGCATCGCTGCATCGGCTCCAACGTGGCCCGTACCGTGTTCAAGTCCATGCTCACGGCGGTGCTCGATCGGATGCCCGACTACACCTGTGTGCCCGGCGGTGCGGTGCATTACGAGACCATCGGGGTCATCCAGGGCATGCGCAAGCTGCCCGCGACCTTCACCCCGGGCCCTCGCGTCGGCGCGGGCCTGGACGCGACACTCGACAAGCTGCAACGCATCTGCGACGAGCAGGAATTGGCCAGGCCGGTCACCGAGCGCCGCGAAGCCGCGGTCATCGACTAG
- a CDS encoding NAD-dependent epimerase/dehydratase family protein, which translates to MSTQVSRTVLVTGAFGQVGRRCAELLLRRGHTVIAMDLPGAAADAAVAALRADSPPGELVAAYTDLLDADAVGKVVHRHRPTEIVHLAAIVAPPSYRNPVLARRVNVEGTQTLVAAAQRLTDPPLFVFASSAAVYGSRNPHRHPERITADTPVNPIDQYGQDKVLAEAVVTESALPHTVLRLAAIVSPDGAATFDADYLLLVRATPIDNRMHATDARDVALAFANAVERRDAVNGKVLVIAGNGSCLRLMGDLQDDVMAAIGIGRLGPAMGLPGDPDDDRGWAFTGWFDTTESQALLDYQQHDWADTVAWVAESMGRRRIALRAFGPVIRPALRAVFALQRRREHRGPYAYPWTFLRAKYGPDMLVEMVSK; encoded by the coding sequence GTGAGCACTCAAGTGAGTCGAACCGTGCTCGTCACCGGCGCCTTCGGGCAGGTCGGCAGGCGCTGTGCGGAGCTGTTGCTGCGCCGCGGCCACACCGTCATCGCGATGGACCTGCCCGGAGCCGCCGCGGACGCGGCCGTTGCGGCCCTGAGGGCCGATTCGCCGCCGGGCGAACTCGTTGCGGCCTACACCGATCTGCTCGATGCCGATGCGGTTGGGAAGGTGGTGCACCGACACCGGCCGACGGAGATCGTGCACCTCGCGGCGATCGTCGCGCCGCCCTCGTACCGCAACCCCGTGCTGGCCCGCCGGGTCAACGTCGAGGGCACCCAGACCCTGGTAGCGGCCGCGCAGCGGTTGACCGATCCGCCGCTGTTCGTGTTCGCCTCGAGCGCTGCGGTCTATGGCTCCCGCAACCCGCACCGGCACCCCGAACGGATCACCGCCGACACGCCGGTCAACCCCATCGACCAGTACGGCCAGGACAAGGTCCTCGCCGAAGCCGTGGTCACCGAAAGCGCTCTGCCGCATACTGTTCTGCGTCTGGCGGCGATCGTCTCACCCGACGGTGCTGCCACATTCGATGCCGACTACCTGCTCCTGGTACGCGCGACACCGATCGACAACCGCATGCACGCGACCGACGCCCGCGACGTCGCGCTGGCCTTCGCCAACGCGGTGGAGCGCCGTGACGCCGTCAACGGCAAGGTGCTGGTGATCGCCGGCAACGGCAGCTGCCTGCGCCTCATGGGTGACCTGCAAGACGACGTCATGGCCGCGATCGGGATCGGCCGCCTCGGACCCGCCATGGGCTTGCCCGGTGACCCCGACGACGATCGCGGGTGGGCCTTCACCGGCTGGTTCGACACCACGGAATCACAAGCGCTGCTTGATTATCAGCAACACGACTGGGCCGATACCGTCGCCTGGGTGGCCGAATCGATGGGCCGGCGCCGGATCGCACTCCGAGCCTTTGGGCCGGTCATCCGTCCGGCGCTGCGAGCTGTCTTCGCACTGCAGCGCCGGAGGGAACACCGCGGTCCGTACGCCTACCCGTGGACGTTTCTGCGCGCCAAGTACGGACCCGACATGCTTGTGGAGATGGTCAGCAAATGA
- a CDS encoding ferredoxin codes for MKVWVDAERCQGHTLCSMIAPDSFALSDIDGSASAVSEVVPEDQLDQVREAAQSCPEQAIILTD; via the coding sequence GTGAAGGTCTGGGTCGATGCGGAACGCTGTCAGGGCCACACCCTGTGTTCGATGATTGCTCCGGACTCCTTTGCGCTCAGTGACATCGACGGCAGCGCCTCGGCGGTCAGCGAGGTGGTACCCGAAGACCAGCTGGACCAGGTGCGCGAAGCCGCCCAATCCTGCCCGGAGCAGGCCATCATCCTGACCGACTGA
- a CDS encoding aldehyde dehydrogenase family protein — translation MPAQSTAETVSRPVGGGAGAPSQADRRLLIDGRLTTCGTTFASINPATGEVVGNAPDAGAEEAQAAIAAARRAFDATTWPTDVAFRIRCLNQLHQALTEHAEELRALTIAEVGATRALTHGAQLDEPIAIVGFYADLLGNFEFSEDLGEKESRGMRHHRWVEKEAAGVVAAIIAYNYPNQLALAKLAPALAAGCTVVLKGAPDTPLVTLALGELIAKHTDIPAGVVNVLSSSDPEVGAALTTSPDVDVVTFTGSTAVGRKIMAAASQTVKRVFLELGGKSAVIMLDDADFAGAGMFAAFSMVTHAGQGCALTSRLLVPKKHHDEIVELIAENFAKVRHGDPADPKIYMGPLINERQRDKVDGMVQRAVAAGATLVTGGKRVDPGYFYAPTLLTNVDPDSEIAQEEVFGPVLVVIAYDDDDDAVRIANNSIYGLAGAVFSRDQDRALAVARRIRAGSFSINGGNYFGADSPFGGFKQSGVGREMGAAGLEEFLELKTYAVPVLGAPA, via the coding sequence ATGCCAGCGCAGTCGACGGCGGAGACCGTCTCACGACCGGTCGGGGGCGGTGCCGGTGCGCCGTCGCAGGCCGATCGGCGACTTCTGATCGACGGTCGGCTGACGACATGCGGGACGACTTTCGCATCGATCAACCCCGCGACCGGCGAGGTGGTGGGGAACGCCCCCGACGCGGGCGCCGAGGAGGCGCAGGCCGCGATCGCTGCGGCCCGGCGCGCGTTCGATGCGACGACCTGGCCGACCGACGTCGCGTTCCGGATTCGTTGTCTGAACCAGCTGCACCAGGCGTTGACGGAACATGCCGAGGAGTTGCGTGCGCTCACCATCGCCGAAGTCGGTGCCACCCGCGCATTGACGCACGGCGCCCAGCTGGACGAGCCGATCGCCATCGTGGGTTTCTATGCCGACTTGCTCGGCAACTTCGAGTTCTCCGAAGACCTGGGCGAGAAAGAATCTCGCGGCATGCGCCACCACCGGTGGGTGGAAAAAGAAGCGGCCGGGGTGGTGGCCGCCATCATCGCCTACAACTACCCGAACCAACTCGCGCTGGCCAAGCTGGCTCCGGCGCTGGCCGCCGGCTGCACGGTGGTGCTCAAAGGTGCTCCCGACACACCTCTGGTCACGCTGGCGTTGGGCGAGTTGATCGCTAAGCACACCGACATTCCCGCCGGCGTGGTGAACGTCTTGAGTTCCTCGGATCCCGAAGTCGGAGCCGCGCTCACCACCAGCCCGGACGTCGACGTCGTCACCTTCACCGGCTCGACTGCCGTCGGGCGCAAGATCATGGCGGCAGCCAGCCAGACCGTCAAGCGCGTGTTCCTGGAGCTGGGCGGCAAGTCGGCGGTCATCATGCTCGACGACGCCGACTTCGCCGGCGCCGGCATGTTCGCGGCGTTCAGCATGGTCACCCATGCGGGCCAGGGTTGTGCCTTGACGTCGCGGCTGCTGGTACCCAAGAAACACCACGACGAAATTGTCGAGCTCATCGCGGAGAACTTCGCCAAGGTGCGCCACGGCGACCCGGCGGACCCGAAAATTTATATGGGCCCGCTCATCAACGAACGTCAACGCGACAAGGTCGACGGCATGGTGCAGCGCGCCGTCGCCGCCGGGGCCACGCTGGTCACCGGCGGTAAGCGGGTGGACCCGGGCTACTTCTATGCACCCACCTTGCTGACGAATGTGGATCCCGACAGCGAGATCGCGCAAGAGGAGGTGTTCGGACCGGTGCTCGTCGTCATCGCGTACGACGATGACGACGACGCGGTGCGCATCGCCAACAACTCGATCTACGGCTTGGCCGGTGCGGTGTTCAGTCGCGACCAGGACCGGGCGCTGGCAGTGGCACGGCGCATCCGCGCCGGATCCTTCTCCATCAACGGCGGCAACTACTTCGGCGCGGACAGCCCGTTCGGCGGCTTCAAGCAGTCCGGGGTGGGACGCGAGATGGGAGCCGCCGGACTCGAAGAGTTCTTGGAACTCAAGACATATGCGGTTCCAGTGTTAGGGGCACCAGCGTGA
- a CDS encoding acyl-CoA dehydrogenase family protein, protein MQLTFDSDVEEFRAEFSAFLDENLPPPSETLERPRSVSHMPQWARRWQRLLFDNGWLLPGQPPEFGGRNATVVQQFVHLEELCRRRIYHSFNPQGVNIVAASLLSFGSDEQKQRWAVPILRAEMTASLGMSEPSAGSDLASLRTRAVLDGDHFVVNGQKVWTSGAHDADVLLTFVRTDPDAPKHKGISVLLIPTATEGVVRRPFPSICSADDLDFNEVFFTDVRVPKENLVGELNQGWRVANGSLGHERTMMWLGFADRLDNMIDDFQPRTALERDHYATTIMDKQALRLLGSVALARAARGEDDVAAISVLKLLGSEAELRASEQALAAAGPDGLIQPALTGPYAHMNLDHYFASWFERYARSFSGTIAGGTSEIQRNIIAQRVLGLPRG, encoded by the coding sequence GTGCAGCTGACTTTTGATTCCGATGTCGAGGAGTTCCGGGCCGAGTTCTCGGCATTTCTCGACGAGAATCTGCCTCCGCCAAGCGAAACCCTCGAGCGGCCCCGTTCGGTCTCCCATATGCCGCAGTGGGCGCGCCGCTGGCAGCGGTTGCTGTTCGACAATGGTTGGCTGCTGCCCGGTCAGCCGCCCGAATTCGGCGGACGCAACGCGACAGTGGTTCAGCAATTCGTCCATCTGGAAGAGCTATGCCGGCGCAGGATCTATCACAGCTTCAATCCCCAAGGTGTGAATATCGTTGCCGCATCGCTATTGTCGTTCGGCAGTGACGAGCAGAAGCAGCGCTGGGCGGTGCCCATCCTGCGGGCCGAGATGACCGCCTCCCTGGGCATGAGCGAGCCCAGCGCCGGATCGGATCTGGCGTCGCTGCGTACCCGGGCGGTCCTAGACGGCGACCACTTCGTGGTCAACGGGCAGAAAGTCTGGACCTCGGGTGCCCATGACGCCGACGTCCTGCTGACCTTTGTGCGCACCGATCCCGACGCGCCCAAGCACAAGGGCATCAGTGTGCTGCTGATCCCCACCGCCACCGAAGGCGTTGTGCGGCGGCCCTTTCCGTCCATCTGTTCTGCCGATGACCTGGACTTCAATGAGGTGTTCTTCACCGACGTGAGGGTGCCCAAGGAGAACCTGGTCGGTGAGCTCAATCAGGGCTGGCGGGTGGCCAACGGGTCACTGGGGCATGAGCGCACCATGATGTGGCTCGGCTTCGCCGACCGGCTGGACAACATGATCGACGACTTCCAGCCCAGGACGGCGCTGGAGCGCGACCACTACGCGACCACCATCATGGACAAACAGGCCTTGCGACTGCTGGGTTCGGTGGCTTTGGCGCGTGCGGCCCGCGGTGAAGACGACGTGGCCGCGATCTCGGTGCTCAAGCTGCTCGGCTCCGAAGCCGAATTACGCGCCAGCGAGCAGGCTTTGGCGGCGGCCGGTCCCGACGGGCTCATTCAGCCGGCGCTGACCGGACCTTACGCGCACATGAACCTGGACCATTACTTCGCCAGCTGGTTCGAGCGGTACGCCCGTAGCTTCTCGGGCACCATCGCCGGCGGCACCTCGGAGATTCAGCGCAACATCATCGCCCAACGGGTGCTGGGTCTCCCGCGCGGCTGA
- a CDS encoding CaiB/BaiF CoA transferase family protein, producing the protein MKPLEGIRVLEVAMYGFVPSAGAVLVEWGADVIKVEHAVTGDPQRGLRQTGMLRVEGDPNPNIEHANRGKRSIGLDMSVPEGREVLYELARRSDVFLTSFLPDARQKFGIDVDDIRAVNPSIIYARGSALGPRGQEATKGGYDMTAFWCRAGTAATITPMGYSGMINPPGPAYGDTISGTNLAGGIAAALLKRERTGEPSVVDVSLLGSGLWSLGHTVALTNHLGQLMQAPPPGIHGSPINPLVGVYATSDERYISLVMMQPTKFWADVCRHVDLPELADDPRFATVDSIAANTAEAVEILSKVIATRTLAEWSERFATLAGPWAPVQDTLQAAEDAQIRANEYIVAAGELELVANPVQFDVTAPQSGPAPGFAEQTDDILLDLGLDWDRIIELKTAGAVT; encoded by the coding sequence GTGAAGCCATTAGAGGGCATCCGAGTTCTGGAAGTCGCGATGTACGGCTTCGTCCCGTCGGCCGGCGCAGTGCTGGTCGAGTGGGGCGCCGATGTCATCAAGGTTGAGCATGCGGTGACCGGTGACCCTCAGCGCGGATTGCGGCAGACCGGCATGTTGCGCGTGGAAGGTGATCCGAACCCCAACATCGAGCACGCCAACCGCGGCAAGCGCAGCATCGGGTTGGACATGTCCGTTCCCGAGGGCAGGGAAGTGCTCTACGAACTGGCCCGCCGGTCCGATGTCTTTCTGACCAGCTTCCTGCCCGACGCGCGCCAGAAGTTCGGCATCGACGTCGACGACATCCGCGCGGTGAACCCGTCGATCATCTACGCGCGCGGCAGCGCGCTGGGGCCCCGCGGTCAGGAAGCCACCAAGGGCGGTTACGACATGACGGCGTTCTGGTGCCGCGCCGGAACGGCGGCCACCATCACACCGATGGGCTACTCGGGGATGATCAACCCACCTGGGCCCGCCTACGGCGACACCATCTCTGGCACCAATCTCGCCGGGGGCATCGCGGCGGCGCTGCTCAAGCGCGAACGCACCGGTGAGCCGTCCGTGGTCGACGTGTCGTTGTTGGGCAGCGGACTGTGGTCGCTGGGTCACACGGTGGCGTTGACCAACCACTTGGGTCAGTTGATGCAAGCACCGCCGCCCGGCATACACGGGTCACCGATCAACCCGCTGGTGGGGGTGTATGCGACTTCTGACGAACGCTACATCTCCTTGGTGATGATGCAGCCGACCAAATTCTGGGCCGATGTGTGCCGCCACGTCGACCTCCCCGAGTTGGCCGATGACCCGCGGTTCGCCACCGTGGACAGCATCGCCGCCAATACCGCTGAGGCGGTGGAGATTCTGAGCAAGGTCATCGCGACCCGCACGCTCGCCGAATGGAGCGAGCGGTTTGCGACGCTCGCTGGGCCGTGGGCCCCGGTGCAGGACACCTTGCAAGCGGCCGAGGACGCGCAGATCCGGGCCAATGAGTACATCGTGGCGGCCGGCGAACTGGAACTGGTCGCTAATCCCGTGCAGTTCGACGTCACCGCGCCGCAGAGCGGTCCGGCCCCGGGATTCGCCGAGCAGACCGACGACATTTTGCTGGACCTCGGGCTCGACTGGGATCGGATCATCGAGCTCAAGACGGCCGGCGCGGTCACCTAG
- a CDS encoding acyl-CoA dehydrogenase family protein encodes MLLEFDADQRLWQQTVQDVVAKQCPPSLVRSVAEDGTDPTPLWKCYVDQGWTELNDQADAVELAIVLEELGHATDPTPFLATMSQFAPLAGDRFDAHQSGTAVYGGVSAHRDPDGWVLDGTARHVLDGDRVDQLAVVTEAGVFLVEAGQVSARRESVFDPVLHVADLSFREVRVPDGARLTVDADRARHMALTGMALTMVGACQRILDLVLEHVRSRQQFGVPIGSFQAVQHKAADMHVAVQRARALAYFAALTIAADDPRRRLAAAMAKAAAGECQSLVFRHGLQLHGAMGFTWENDLQFALKRAKAGELMLGGAAQHRAQIAEEYRAADF; translated from the coding sequence ATGCTGTTGGAGTTCGATGCTGATCAGCGCCTGTGGCAGCAGACGGTGCAGGACGTGGTCGCCAAGCAGTGCCCGCCCTCTTTGGTGCGCAGCGTCGCCGAGGACGGAACCGACCCGACGCCGCTGTGGAAGTGCTATGTGGACCAGGGCTGGACCGAGCTCAACGACCAGGCCGACGCGGTCGAGTTGGCCATCGTGCTAGAGGAACTGGGTCATGCCACCGACCCCACCCCGTTTCTGGCGACCATGAGCCAGTTCGCTCCGCTGGCAGGGGACCGGTTCGACGCGCACCAGTCGGGCACCGCAGTCTACGGAGGTGTGTCGGCGCACCGCGACCCCGACGGCTGGGTGCTCGACGGCACGGCACGCCATGTCCTCGACGGTGATCGGGTCGATCAGTTGGCGGTGGTCACCGAGGCGGGTGTGTTCCTCGTCGAGGCAGGTCAGGTGTCGGCCCGGCGTGAATCGGTGTTCGACCCGGTGCTGCATGTCGCCGACCTGTCCTTCCGCGAGGTTCGGGTACCCGACGGTGCCCGGCTCACCGTCGACGCCGATCGGGCACGTCACATGGCGTTGACCGGTATGGCGCTGACGATGGTGGGGGCGTGCCAGCGCATCCTCGATCTGGTCCTCGAGCACGTGCGCAGCCGTCAGCAGTTCGGTGTGCCTATCGGTTCCTTTCAAGCGGTTCAGCACAAGGCCGCCGACATGCACGTCGCCGTGCAACGGGCCCGCGCATTGGCATACTTCGCAGCGTTGACCATCGCCGCCGACGATCCGCGCCGCAGGTTGGCCGCCGCGATGGCCAAAGCTGCTGCGGGAGAATGCCAGTCGCTGGTCTTCCGCCATGGCCTGCAACTGCACGGTGCCATGGGGTTCACCTGGGAGAACGATCTGCAATTTGCGCTCAAGCGCGCCAAAGCGGGTGAGCTGATGCTCGGCGGCGCGGCGCAGCATCGAGCGCAGATCGCCGAGGAGTACCGTGCAGCTGACTTTTGA
- a CDS encoding MlaE family ABC transporter permease yields the protein MVSKGADRWSAGISLGRGSKPMEAVGGLFAMSADAIKFLFRRPFQGREFLEQSWFVARVAMLPTLLVAIPFTVLVSFTLNILLRELGAADLSGAGAAFGAVTQVGPLVTVLIVAGAGATAMCADLGSRTIREEIDAMEVLGINPVQRLVTPRMLASGLVALLLNSLVVIIGILGGYIFSVFVQDVNPGAFAAGITLLTGVPEVIISCTKAALFGLIAGLVACYRGLTVSGGGAKAVGNAVNETVVYAFMSLFVVNVVVTAIGIRMSTK from the coding sequence ATGGTGAGTAAGGGAGCCGACCGCTGGTCAGCAGGCATCAGCCTGGGCCGGGGTTCCAAACCCATGGAGGCAGTCGGGGGTCTGTTCGCCATGTCGGCAGATGCCATCAAGTTCTTGTTCCGCCGACCCTTCCAGGGACGCGAGTTCCTCGAACAGTCGTGGTTCGTCGCGCGGGTGGCCATGCTGCCCACCCTGCTGGTGGCCATTCCGTTCACCGTCCTGGTCAGCTTCACCCTCAACATCTTGCTGCGCGAGCTGGGGGCCGCTGACCTGTCCGGTGCCGGTGCCGCGTTCGGTGCCGTCACGCAGGTGGGCCCGCTGGTCACCGTGTTGATCGTCGCCGGTGCCGGCGCCACGGCCATGTGCGCGGACTTGGGCTCCCGGACCATCCGTGAAGAGATCGACGCGATGGAAGTGTTGGGTATCAACCCGGTTCAGCGCCTGGTGACACCGCGCATGTTGGCCTCGGGGCTGGTGGCGCTGCTGCTGAACAGCCTGGTGGTCATCATCGGGATCCTGGGCGGCTACATCTTTTCGGTGTTCGTGCAAGACGTCAATCCGGGTGCGTTCGCGGCGGGCATCACCTTGTTGACCGGGGTGCCCGAAGTGATCATTTCCTGCACCAAGGCAGCGCTTTTCGGCTTGATCGCCGGGTTGGTCGCCTGTTACCGCGGGCTGACGGTGTCCGGGGGCGGCGCGAAGGCGGTCGGGAACGCCGTCAACGAGACCGTGGTGTACGCGTTCATGTCGCTGTTCGTGGTGAATGTCGTCGTCACCGCTATCGGCATCCGCATGTCGACCAAGTAA
- a CDS encoding SDR family NAD(P)-dependent oxidoreductase: MKTAVVTGGGSGIGLAIVRRLRADGLNVATMDLRPCDDDLGFTADVTDRAQVDTALSAIRDRLGPVTVLVNAAGLDGFKRFTNIAFEEWQRVIDVNLNGVFHTIQAVLPDMLEAGWGRIVNISSSSTHSGTSYMSHYVAAKSAVNGLTKSLALEYGPSGITVNAVPPGFIDTPMLRNAAAQGFLGDIEQNIARTPVRRMGKPEDIAAACAFLISEEAGYITGQILGVNGGRNT, translated from the coding sequence GTGAAGACTGCCGTCGTCACCGGTGGCGGTTCCGGCATCGGGCTGGCTATTGTGCGCCGTCTGCGAGCCGATGGCCTGAACGTGGCCACCATGGACCTGCGGCCGTGCGACGACGATCTCGGATTCACTGCCGATGTCACCGACCGTGCCCAGGTGGACACGGCCTTGTCGGCCATTCGCGACCGACTGGGACCGGTGACGGTTCTGGTCAACGCCGCGGGCCTCGACGGATTCAAGCGCTTCACCAACATCGCCTTCGAGGAGTGGCAGCGCGTCATCGACGTCAACCTCAACGGGGTCTTCCACACGATTCAGGCGGTCCTGCCCGACATGCTGGAGGCCGGGTGGGGACGGATCGTCAACATCTCTTCGTCCAGCACCCACTCGGGCACCTCTTACATGTCGCACTACGTGGCGGCCAAGTCCGCGGTCAACGGATTGACGAAGTCGCTGGCACTGGAATATGGGCCCAGCGGTATCACTGTCAATGCCGTGCCGCCCGGTTTCATCGACACGCCGATGCTGCGCAATGCCGCGGCTCAGGGCTTCCTGGGCGACATCGAACAGAACATCGCGCGAACGCCGGTGCGCCGCATGGGCAAGCCAGAAGACATCGCCGCCGCGTGCGCCTTCCTCATCTCCGAAGAAGCCGGCTACATCACCGGGCAGATTCTGGGTGTCAACGGCGGCCGGAACACCTAA
- a CDS encoding ABC transporter permease, which produces MTLRAVYPRLWRQFDKPVALMGRIGDHTLFYGKALGGIPFAVTHYGREVVRLIAEISMGAGTLAMIGGTLVIVGFLTLATGGTLAVQGYSSLGNIGIEALTGFLAAFINVRIAAPIVAGIGLAATFGAGVTAQLGAMRINEEIDALESMAIRPVSYLVSTRIAAGMLAITPLYSIAVVLSFLASQFTTVVLFGQSSGLYNHYFTTFLNPIDLLWSFLQAILMALTILLIHTYYGYFAAGGPAGVGVATGNAVRTSLIVVVSVTLLVSLSIYGSNGNFNLSG; this is translated from the coding sequence GTGACGCTGAGAGCCGTCTATCCGCGACTGTGGCGCCAATTCGACAAGCCGGTTGCCCTGATGGGGCGCATCGGTGATCACACATTGTTCTACGGCAAGGCGCTCGGCGGAATCCCGTTCGCCGTCACGCATTACGGGCGGGAGGTCGTGCGTCTCATCGCCGAGATCAGCATGGGCGCCGGGACTTTGGCGATGATCGGCGGAACCCTGGTGATCGTGGGCTTCTTGACGCTCGCCACCGGCGGCACATTGGCCGTGCAGGGCTACAGCTCGTTGGGGAACATCGGTATCGAGGCGCTGACCGGATTCCTGGCCGCCTTCATCAACGTGCGGATTGCCGCGCCCATCGTCGCCGGGATCGGACTGGCGGCCACCTTCGGTGCGGGCGTCACCGCTCAATTGGGCGCCATGCGCATCAACGAGGAGATCGACGCGCTGGAATCGATGGCTATCCGGCCGGTTTCGTACCTGGTGAGCACCCGGATCGCCGCCGGCATGTTGGCGATCACCCCGTTGTACAGCATCGCCGTCGTCCTGTCGTTCCTTGCCAGCCAGTTCACGACCGTCGTCCTGTTCGGCCAGTCAAGCGGCTTGTACAACCACTACTTCACGACGTTCCTCAACCCGATCGACTTGTTGTGGTCGTTCCTGCAAGCAATCTTGATGGCCCTGACGATCTTGCTGATCCATACCTATTACGGCTACTTCGCGGCGGGCGGGCCCGCGGGAGTGGGCGTCGCGACCGGTAATGCGGTGCGCACCTCCCTGATCGTCGTGGTGTCGGTGACTTTGCTCGTCTCGCTTTCGATCTACGGCTCCAACGGCAACTTCAACCTCTCGGGTTAG
- a CDS encoding nuclear transport factor 2 family protein: MPDAATTLLEIEAIKQLKARYCRYLDTKRWDDWRQLFTDDFVSDTTPAGGKQITGADEFVAFVRSSLGKASQPTAHQVHAPEITLTSPTTATGIWALEDVVRLGPAVNLNGRGHYHETYQKVDGQWLIKSSTLTRLREDVFNLLVSVHISPRMRSAGVALARRFGK, from the coding sequence ATGCCGGATGCCGCAACGACCCTGCTCGAGATCGAGGCGATCAAGCAGTTGAAAGCCCGGTACTGCCGTTACCTGGACACCAAACGCTGGGATGACTGGCGTCAGCTGTTCACCGACGACTTCGTCAGCGACACCACCCCGGCCGGCGGGAAACAGATCACCGGCGCCGACGAATTCGTGGCGTTCGTCCGCTCCTCCCTGGGCAAGGCCTCCCAACCCACCGCCCATCAAGTGCATGCGCCGGAGATCACGCTGACCTCGCCGACCACCGCGACGGGGATCTGGGCGCTCGAGGACGTGGTGCGGTTGGGTCCCGCCGTCAACCTCAACGGCCGTGGCCACTACCACGAGACCTACCAGAAAGTGGACGGCCAGTGGCTGATCAAATCCTCCACCCTGACCCGGTTGCGTGAAGACGTCTTCAATCTGCTTGTGAGCGTGCACATCTCACCGCGCATGCGCTCAGCCGGGGTGGCGCTGGCACGCAGGTTCGGCAAGTGA